The DNA window AAAAGAACTACCCTACGCATGATTTGGAGCTTGCTGCAGTTGTTTTTGTGCTAAAAATTTGGAGACAtcatctttatggttctagatttgaagtttatagtgaccataagagtctaaagtatctatttgatcagagagagctgaatatgaggcagcgaaggtggttagaattgctgaaagattatgattttagtttgaattatcatccaggtaaagctaatgttgtggctgatgctttaagccgaaagaccttgcatatgtcaacTATGATGGTTAACGAGTTGGAATTGATTGAGCAGTTCCGAGATATGAGTTTAGTTTGTGAAGTGACACCGCAAAGTATTAAGTTGGGAATGCTTAAGGTTaataatgattttctggataataTCAAGGAGGCTCAGAAGTTGGATGTGAAGCTAGTGGACATCATGGCTGGTTGTGGCCAATCAGAGAAAAGTGACTTTAAGATAGATATGCATGGTGTGTTAAGACTGCAAGATCGAATTTGTATTCCTGGGGATGATGATATGAGGAGGATGATTCTAGAAGAAGGTCACAGGAGTAACTTGAGTATCCATCCtggagctactaaaatgtatcaggaTTTAAAGAAGATATTTTGGTGGCCAGGAATGAAGGAAGATGTGGCACggtttgtgtatgcgtgtttgacttgtcaaaaatCGAAAGTTGAACACCAGAAGCCTGCGGGGTTGATGCAGCCGTTAGAAAttccagaatggaaatgggatagcatttcgatggaTTTCGTGACGGGGTTACCTAATACTGCAAGAGGATATGATTCGatatgggtgattgttgataggcttacaaagtcagctcattttatacctattaacatcacatatCCAGTTGCAAATTTGGCAGAGATCTACACCagagtgattgtgaagttgcaagGCGTTCCTCtgtgtattgtgtcggatagagatccgagatttacttctgatttttggaagaGCTTGCAAGAAAGTTTGGGTTCTAAATTGagattgagttcggcgtatcatccgcagacggatggtcagacagagaggactattcaatcgttggaggatttgttgagagcatgtgttctcgagcaaggaggttcgtgggatacctatcttccattgatcgaatttacttataataatagtcaccattctagtattggaatggctccttttgaagcgttgtatggccggaggtgtaggactccgttatgttggcatgaatctggagaaagtgtagtacttggaccggagattgttcgagaaactacTGAGAAAGTGAAGTTAATTCGAgaaaagatgaaggcttctcagagtagacagaagagctatcatgacaaGAGAAGGAAGGATTTGGAATTTCAAGCTGGTGACcatgtgtttttgagagtcaCACCCGTGACTGGTGTGGGGCGAGCCTTGAAgtctaagaagctcactcctcgttttatcgGTCCCTATCAGATTCTGGACAGAGTGGGAAAAGTTGCTTACCGAGTGGCGTTGCCGCCAACTCTTTCTAATTTGCacaatgtgtttcatgtgtcacaactccgAAAGTACATTCCAGATCCGTCTCATGTAGTACAGATGGATGACGTACAAGTGCGAGATAATCTCACTGTGGAAACTAAGCCTGTAAGGATCGCGGATCGGGAAATGAAGACTCTGAGAGGAAGAGAGATTTCATTGGTGAAAGTTGTTTGGTTGGGAGCAGCTGGGGAAAGCAtaacgtgggaattggagagcaagatgcgagactcctacCCCGAGTTGTTTGAATCAGGTaaattttcgaggccgaaaatgctctaagtgggggagagttgtaacacccgtagttaattaaatgcaattttttttaatcgaaTATTTTGAGTATTTTGTGATATATGTGAATTTAGTAAATAGTCGGTCGAAATGTCGAATTATAGTGGGGATAAAATAATAttgggtttttattattatttgtaaagTCTATTACATAAATTAGTTTAGTCTAATTGTAAGTGTGAGTTGGCATTTGAGGAGTGTTGGTTAGTAAACCCAACAAGAGTTTTAGTGGCCCAATAATTTTAATAAGGAGTAGTTGTTAAAGTAGTTGTATgtaccaaacaaaaaaaaaaaaaaaacaaaatataccaACCGTACGAAACAGAGAGAAAAGAATTTGGGATCAAGGGTTTTGGTGCTAGCAGCTTAGGGGTTCAATTTAGCAGCCGCGGTTACGATCAAATTTGTGAGCTCCGTTCAATCcaaaaggtaagggtgaggttctaatTTTATAATCGGGAGTATGAGGATTAATATGTGAGATTGAATTATGTAAATTTTCTGTGGTTGTGTTGAATTTGTAGAGTTCATGAGTTTATGTGAACTGTCATTGATGAATTTGTGATGAACCACAAAATTACttgtgttcttgttgttgttggtatTTGGCTGTTGTAATTTCATAATTGGTATGTGgtataattaatttctctgaaAATCGAAATGTTTCTGGGAAAATATTAGATGCAAACTGGGTTAAATTAATAAGAACAAATGATACAGAATAgtgctaaaaaaaataaaaataggaagAAGAAGGAGTTAAGGGACCACCGTCCCATATTTGTGAAGAAAATGTTGGGCGCCCCACCCTTTAAATTGTGTCTCTTAGGCCTCGTTTGGAGTTTGTTAATTGGCAGGTGGTTTTGTGTAGAAAAATTAACTATGTATCAAACATGATATGCCTAGtagaataagaaaataaaagaagaacaAGGATGCATGTACAAGCCAAAAGGGGCGGTCATCCCCATGGAGAGATGGGGGCCCTCACTCTCTTTCTCTATGCATCCTCATATTGTCACATAGGTACAGGCACGTGTATGTTTCTAACATATTGTTTCTTTAGTAAACTTAGTAAATGTAAGCATATACATACATATAAATTGGTTAGATACAGTATGAGATAGTGTTAAATTGGTTAGTTGGAATTAAAATAAGGTTACAAGAAAATATTAATTTGCATTGGTTTTCATAGAATCAGTAGCAGTGTAAATTATCAGTAGCAGGTAATTCGTTATAGGAGGAAAATGACAGTCTGTAGCAGAAAATTGGTTCACTATAgcagaataatttttttaatgagtaGCAATCAATTAATTATATCAATAGGATTAATTTAACAGGAGGCGTAGATGAATAATAACAGTCTCGATTTAGCCGAATAGTCGAATTaggcggtataattagttgtccagaATTAAATGAAATTTGGCGGAGTAACTAAGATAGATTAATAGGTAATTGCGGTTGCTTTAGTTTGTTGAAAACAAAGTGGGATAagttgttttgcaggtacaattgAATAAGTCGAATTGCCCTGATTCGTGGCATGTTTACgtgttgtttaagttgttgttgtccTGATTGTGTTGtgatattgttgaattgatgttgtccataacatcgcataacatttcattgattaagttggccttgatggcaccctgaTAAAGTTTTTAAAATGCTTCGATAACCTGGAATATGATTAAGTTGGGAGTTGTACTCCGATGgatccacatgcatttgcattagtCGAGTTTCCTGTTGAGTTTGCATTTTGTTGACATCATTGTTATTGCTCTGTTGTTTGGTTGATGGTTGTATTGCAGTTGTTTCAGAATGGGGTGAATATTGTATAATTCTATGTCTAATATATCAATTATCATACTCTTGCTTATACTTTTCGATATCTCGCCCTTTCTTtgttttcgccgttgcctttatattggtaacgtgcaggtaacgaggaGTAAAGATTTAGTAGCTTTTGGGTgtcgttgctctgatacgtagcactcggggggaaacGAACgcttgttttgatttgatttatgtTGTTATTGAATTTCAAGTCGAATTCGATTGTTATTTTGAGGATTTTTgttgttgatttaagttgttgGAAGAGGCCATGATTACTCGCAGTTTAAGTTGATTTGTTTTCCACTGCAGTTACTTAATTTAAGTTTAATCATTGAGACTAAATACTTGTTGAAAATTCTTTATTTTACTATAGTGCTAtgtatctttttaaaaaaaattgttgtctCCGTTGTTGGTTTTAAAGTTAAATGTAATACCTCAAGTTAAGTCGAAATTTTGGCACTATGATTTAATATAAACGTTGGGTagattttggggtgttacatccatgtccacttgaagctcaaatcgaaggtgtcgggtagagcaattcagaaggattgaagtcacaataagcattcagttagcatcactgagtcccaaggaagcttttaggatcactcatacaagcccaggtgctcctcatcatcctcacgacctccattttcagaggtaagtttttgaactccacctctttaatttaagtactctttgtgataaagctcgatactatcttgttcagcatcatcagaggattgaaaaccctctatcatcattcatttattcatcttgtttgtcatttaattttaaatttagggttcatatattcttcatattttctgagaaattaggtagctatagttaatataaataaatgttagttacatatctggattcgtgaggaaatttagagcaagattgatgtttacatcatgccatttagttgagaaaccagagagttaaaaaattgaaaatctttgagctcgaggaagaagatgactatggtggcacgcgaaattcaaatccatgggctaggtttattttattttgaatggtatgcgttttataaacgaattcatcgttttccctagtggcctcacatacgcccttagtctcctcatgcctcaagtctggggttcgaatccccctcgccccagactttttgattcttttatttttcaatgatttgtcacttgttttgaaacataaccaaatgggtgtgtgttataatcaccaagcgcgcgttggctcagtggtgttattttgagctggtgacttagagggcgtgtgttcaaaccttggaggagacaaacccaattttttgccactatttttctttgttttattcacaaacttcacacaattatttaacctatcaaataaatccatttccacctcatttttcacacacttgttatttaatatatctattttgtgaataatcaaaaaatcataaaaaatattatttatttcatatatttttattaggtttaaaatagtatgttttaagtgttttcttaaatactttgaaaatatatattttcattttgttttaacctaattattttgtgaataattttatgataaaaccctaattatttaggtcttaattaggtatagatttcatctttgccttaattaagttgacttttgtcaatgttcaaaactgttttcagtctccgattaaacagatgattaaggttttcaaacaacaaaaccttatatcatttcaatcttttttcaactgttttcataaacagtaaatcattttcattgggcctctattagagtgtaagtcccagcacctttttcttttcatagtttgttttcaaaaactgtatttacaaaatctcctttctgttttcaaaacattcttctggtatttgaagggcattattcccggtgaaactcttcagatacctatgtgacctttgtccatcttcacttcttctgtttttaaaacccttaact is part of the Vicia villosa cultivar HV-30 ecotype Madison, WI linkage group LG2, Vvil1.0, whole genome shotgun sequence genome and encodes:
- the LOC131648850 gene encoding uncharacterized protein LOC131648850 → MKASQSRQKSYHDKRRKDLEFQAGDHVFLRVTPVTGVGRALKSKKLTPRFIGPYQILDRVGKVAYRVALPPTLSNLHNVFHVSQLRKYIPDPSHVVQMDDVQVRDNLTVETKPVRIADREMKTLRGREISLVKVVWLGAAGESITWELESKMRDSYPELFESEFMSLCELSLMNL